A single window of Granulicella mallensis MP5ACTX8 DNA harbors:
- a CDS encoding TonB-dependent receptor — protein MMKKISLFVLLFCFASAPLLAQVNTGELRLTLTDPSGHGVESSVVLSNEANQYFRRLVTNKDGNITIKTLPYGVYSLKVEKESFASVATSFEIRSAIPVEQTLQLVISPVSTVIHVSASSSLIDPNGPSSIMRIGSAQIEDKVDSLPGRSVQDLVNSQPGWLYEGNAVLHPRGSEYQTQLIVDGVPLTDNRSPGFGPEIEADDLDSISVYTAGFPAEYGRKLGGVVELNTTHQPLSGLHGQLVLGGGSYDTLQSFGQLQDTWGKNSLFASASGSVTSHYLNPVVLENFTNKGTTADFAVRYERDFSPRDSFNLSVRHELSRFQVPNELLQEQAGQIQNGDNFETIGTAGYQHTFSPNLLTSLVGMVRDNANDLYSNPLSTPIIAFQKNDFREGYFKDTVSFHHGHQEFKAGVESDATFLHEDFSYTITDPTQFDDGTPTTLPPFIQSRPDLEQSAFVEDLIRLGQWTLSGGLRWDHYQLLLNQNAVSPRLSIGRYLPSINTVVHASYDRIFQTPSNENILISSSGYIQSVDPQVLKLPVKPSEGNYFEAGASKSVAERLRLDVNVYRRDVRNYADDDQLLNTGVSYPIAFDKAVIYGAEGKLDLVHLGKLTGYVSYSYMVGNVWFPVTGGLFLGDDVNSALTQLSGHFPDSQDQRNTLRIRFKYQLMPRIWLAAGLLSGSGLPFEFEGSPDDALAQYGPDVVNRLNFDRGRVDPSLSVQASLGATVYKSEKINSRFQIDGDNLNNRLNVIDFGGLFSGNAIGPARSFSLRLNTTF, from the coding sequence ATGATGAAGAAAATCTCCCTATTTGTTTTATTGTTTTGTTTTGCCTCGGCCCCCCTTCTGGCCCAGGTTAATACCGGAGAACTTCGTCTTACCCTTACGGACCCTAGTGGACATGGGGTCGAAAGCTCTGTTGTGCTCTCCAACGAAGCCAACCAATACTTTCGACGGCTTGTAACGAACAAAGACGGCAACATCACGATCAAAACCCTGCCCTATGGGGTTTACAGTCTAAAGGTTGAGAAAGAGAGCTTCGCTTCGGTAGCGACATCGTTTGAGATACGATCCGCAATTCCCGTCGAACAAACTCTTCAGCTCGTTATTTCTCCTGTCAGCACCGTCATTCATGTCTCCGCCAGTAGCTCTCTCATCGATCCGAACGGCCCCTCTTCCATCATGAGGATTGGCTCGGCGCAGATCGAAGACAAAGTGGATTCGCTTCCCGGCCGTTCTGTGCAGGATCTCGTCAACTCGCAACCCGGCTGGCTCTATGAAGGCAACGCCGTCCTTCACCCTCGCGGTTCGGAGTATCAAACCCAACTTATCGTTGACGGCGTTCCTCTCACGGACAACCGTTCCCCCGGCTTCGGTCCCGAGATTGAGGCCGATGACCTCGACTCCATCAGTGTCTATACCGCAGGCTTTCCTGCTGAGTACGGAAGAAAACTTGGTGGCGTAGTCGAACTCAACACCACGCACCAGCCGCTTTCCGGCCTGCATGGCCAGCTGGTTCTTGGTGGCGGCAGCTATGACACCCTTCAATCTTTCGGCCAGTTACAGGACACCTGGGGTAAGAATTCTCTCTTCGCCTCTGCTTCAGGTAGCGTCACGAGTCACTATCTCAACCCTGTCGTTCTGGAGAACTTCACCAATAAAGGCACGACCGCAGACTTCGCCGTTAGATATGAGCGTGACTTTAGCCCCAGGGACAGCTTCAACCTGAGTGTCCGGCATGAGTTGTCGCGCTTTCAGGTTCCCAACGAACTCCTGCAGGAACAGGCCGGGCAGATCCAGAACGGCGATAACTTCGAAACGATCGGCACCGCTGGCTATCAGCACACCTTCTCGCCTAACCTGCTCACCAGCCTCGTCGGCATGGTTCGCGACAATGCTAACGACCTCTACTCCAACCCGTTGTCTACTCCGATCATCGCGTTCCAGAAAAACGACTTCCGTGAAGGCTACTTCAAGGACACGGTATCTTTTCACCATGGCCATCAGGAGTTCAAGGCGGGTGTCGAATCCGACGCCACCTTCCTGCATGAAGATTTCAGCTATACCATCACTGACCCCACACAGTTCGACGACGGCACTCCCACCACACTTCCGCCGTTCATTCAGAGCAGGCCCGACCTCGAACAATCTGCCTTTGTCGAAGACCTCATTCGTCTCGGACAGTGGACTTTGAGCGGTGGTCTTCGCTGGGACCATTACCAGCTTCTCCTCAACCAAAATGCCGTCAGTCCGCGCTTGTCTATCGGGCGCTATCTTCCCTCGATCAATACGGTCGTCCATGCCTCTTACGACCGCATCTTCCAGACGCCCTCCAACGAAAACATTCTCATCTCGAGCTCAGGCTACATTCAGTCCGTCGATCCTCAAGTCCTGAAGCTTCCAGTCAAACCCTCCGAAGGCAACTACTTTGAGGCCGGTGCAAGCAAGTCTGTGGCGGAAAGGTTGCGGCTCGACGTGAATGTCTACCGCCGCGACGTCCGCAACTATGCTGACGACGACCAGCTTCTCAATACCGGCGTAAGCTATCCCATCGCTTTTGATAAGGCTGTCATCTACGGCGCGGAAGGCAAGCTGGATCTGGTGCACTTAGGCAAGCTCACCGGCTATGTCAGCTATTCGTACATGGTGGGCAACGTCTGGTTCCCGGTAACCGGAGGCCTCTTTCTCGGAGATGACGTTAACTCGGCTCTTACCCAGCTCAGCGGCCACTTTCCCGACTCTCAGGACCAGCGAAACACTCTCCGCATACGGTTCAAATACCAACTTATGCCCCGCATCTGGCTTGCCGCCGGGCTCCTCTCCGGCTCTGGCCTTCCTTTCGAATTTGAAGGCTCACCGGATGACGCTCTGGCTCAATATGGTCCTGATGTCGTCAATCGGCTCAACTTCGATCGCGGTCGCGTAGACCCGTCTCTTTCCGTTCAGGCATCGCTTGGCGCAACCGTCTATAAGAGTGAAAAAATCAATTCCCGCTTTCAAATCGATGGAGACAATCTCAACAACCGTCTGAATGTCATCGACTTTGGCGGCCTCTTCTCCGGCAACGCCATCGGTCCTGCGCGAAGCTTCAGCCTCCGCCTTAACACCACCTTCTAG
- a CDS encoding WD40 repeat domain-containing protein — protein MFSPYKWLWRQELLPIPVLMFVLSQGGGSLIAQAIANNNQGPSVSVGATKTSAAVTESYIDYLKAFELAETGSKPAALRLVAESLRLQPGNLVASRFAFRLLAEQRANTALRLQGHTGVITSASYSPDGTKILTTSKDHTARVWDARTGVQLTPSLDHDDEVVSGVFSSDSKQIATGTEDGKVTVWDASTSKRLATSMQFIGSAWSVSFSPDGKIVAASSDEGKARTWDAATGKPLSPLIEYHEAAYHVSFSSDGKALLIATGDNFADLRDPRTGVRIRQLRRGNDIYSAQFSPDNKRIVTACADSTAEIWDAQNGTPIGSVMSHGFGVGSAEFNSDASLIVTASKDHAVRIWSTSSDKLTVPPLQHPAPVGRASFSLDSKLVATVAGDKAVRLWDTSTGEQIQLPTLLSDGPPYFSFSPDGLSLLIAGGSSGWVIDLPPNEEAPSWVADLLDFASTLNNFDHTMQPDLARIEAIRVKVNSSKDTDRWTLFGKWYFTDITQRPISPWSHVSLENYVNLLIAKGDRPSLEYAKSLSRPFPSWLTKVNSALAKLPPEQPPVKKSED, from the coding sequence ATGTTCTCTCCTTATAAGTGGTTGTGGCGTCAGGAACTGCTTCCTATCCCTGTCTTAATGTTCGTCCTGTCCCAGGGAGGTGGCAGTCTGATTGCTCAGGCCATCGCAAACAACAATCAAGGGCCGTCGGTTTCTGTCGGTGCCACAAAAACTTCGGCGGCAGTTACCGAGTCGTATATCGATTATTTGAAAGCGTTCGAACTGGCTGAGACCGGCAGCAAACCTGCGGCGCTTCGGTTGGTGGCGGAGAGCCTGCGTCTGCAACCTGGCAACCTGGTAGCGTCCCGTTTCGCTTTTCGTCTGCTTGCTGAACAGCGAGCCAATACCGCGCTCAGGCTTCAGGGGCATACAGGAGTTATCACATCGGCCAGCTACAGTCCTGATGGAACTAAAATCCTGACCACTTCAAAGGACCATACCGCCAGAGTGTGGGATGCTCGTACCGGAGTTCAATTGACGCCATCGCTGGACCACGATGATGAGGTGGTCTCTGGAGTCTTCAGCAGCGATTCAAAACAAATCGCGACCGGTACAGAGGACGGCAAGGTGACGGTTTGGGATGCCAGCACCAGCAAAAGATTAGCCACCTCTATGCAGTTCATCGGGTCCGCCTGGTCTGTGAGCTTTAGCCCGGATGGAAAGATCGTCGCTGCCTCGTCCGATGAAGGGAAGGCGCGTACCTGGGATGCAGCGACCGGTAAGCCGCTGTCCCCCCTGATCGAGTATCATGAGGCAGCCTACCATGTGAGCTTTAGCAGTGATGGAAAGGCACTTTTGATTGCAACAGGAGATAACTTCGCCGATCTCCGCGATCCCCGCACCGGGGTACGTATCCGACAATTGCGTCGTGGCAACGATATTTACAGCGCTCAATTCAGCCCCGATAACAAGCGAATTGTTACGGCGTGCGCGGACTCTACGGCGGAGATATGGGACGCCCAGAACGGGACGCCAATCGGGAGCGTCATGAGTCATGGATTTGGAGTGGGGTCGGCGGAGTTCAACAGCGATGCTTCACTTATCGTTACTGCCTCGAAGGATCATGCTGTACGTATATGGAGTACGAGTAGCGATAAATTGACTGTACCTCCTTTGCAGCATCCGGCTCCTGTAGGCCGGGCATCGTTCAGTCTCGACAGCAAGTTAGTCGCTACGGTTGCAGGGGATAAGGCGGTTCGACTTTGGGATACGTCTACCGGGGAACAGATTCAGCTTCCGACCCTTTTGTCTGACGGACCTCCGTATTTCTCATTTAGCCCGGATGGATTATCTCTATTGATCGCAGGCGGCTCGTCTGGCTGGGTGATCGATCTGCCTCCAAATGAAGAGGCTCCGTCGTGGGTCGCCGATCTGCTCGACTTTGCGTCCACACTGAATAACTTCGATCACACGATGCAGCCGGATCTCGCCAGGATAGAGGCGATTCGAGTGAAGGTGAACAGTTCCAAGGACACGGATCGATGGACACTCTTTGGCAAATGGTATTTCACTGATATTACTCAGCGCCCCATTTCGCCATGGAGTCATGTGAGCCTCGAGAATTATGTCAACTTGCTTATCGCAAAGGGCGACCGTCCCTCTCTCGAATACGCTAAATCTCTCTCGCGTCCCTTTCCGAGCTGGTTAACTAAAGTGAACTCGGCGCTTGCAAAGCTTCCGCCTGAGCAGCCTCCAGTGAAAAAGAGTGAGGATTAG
- a CDS encoding malectin domain-containing carbohydrate-binding protein produces the protein MRILSLARFLFLCLIGLFCASTVSAQSDITTWQVDTKHTGVNANETVLTPSFVSTNGNLVVRYAEKVDGQIFAQPLYLSGATSGQLPGNWADGQQHKDVVFVVTENATLYAFDADQEPNYRPNTGFSNPIWSLHLVPAGNKTAVPIPQIDTDSALDIRPLFGDTATPVIDPKGGIIYVVSALKDTGALPASHPYEQLLWAINLKTGQPVNGSPVVINPQFNGVFGGDNRTPCSQANHVPNTPSDNGCENDNEPAAPAGTIPFYPLHSHLRSALTLDNFNGHNTLYLAYASHSDGQPYSGFIVGYNATTLQQTTEFTTMPDNTFEAGIWMAGASPAIDPALNKMYVITGNGGNWDNKDSNNKPLPAMGLDSQGNVFSKGTNWPMSVLAFDTTPAGTVAYRGQNELQVPFTDTSVWFTPAQWDSFNNGDQDLGAGGPLLFDTPAPDGSTKQLLIGGGKAGVMYVLDRTNLGGIDTSQGGAVSSSIPVDFQDDNVVQEITFPNGTGFFNTPALFNHRIYFSGGNSGARSRAVGFNQTTNTYISSTEDASPEGPVDKNAGVFISANGTTNGLVWQTANGIRAWDASNLAKGAIFSQNNIQVDDGSGNPCITPTFSLPIVSGGNVFFSCYQNPTTTGTTTSSSGAPETFVQPSDNKPGYLFVYGQAPVAPGAPTQVPLNVSAQADSESQITVSWTDPDSGQATAHTGFNVFRATCSTCVPVQITSTSDLSFVDTGLETVTATNGSTSTINLTPNTTYFYTVKATNNAGSSNSSNIASATTFPQYSEPGLVAYWPMDEGTLQGESANSSVDLTGNGHTALKDETGGSNEIESTPSGYIGGSWQYHGTTVIDRLVVRNASDLQFTASQSFSLVAWVNPTTLQGFGGPSGTNGLDGVSIIVKSRDQGSEYGLWINLNGQWEARSGTPGGAGTVITGSAATAGAWTQLALVQDGPNNKRYLYVNGKLAGQGTAQNANGGGDLWFGQQNLFPNGPNDQTSTDGFQGNIDEVRVYNTALTSAQLLNEFSDTVYQASSIQTHAGVPVGVPLYPFGPSGLPTTEARVAPNRTYTLQLNFAQPLSSTPAAVLNAQPGSTQAVQGSVSSVTLDPTKMIVTVVLANVANAQALQLHLTGVTSEAAQNESYDLPFNVLEGDVTGDHIVDNADASAITTVITDNNNNPITAITSANAQFDLNLDGIVNATDSSLAASLAGPSLPIQTDVSLAAFKQTSASSSNGGNIAALAVDNIASENSRWESTQGVDPESLVIDLNSAANIHSIVLDWENAAGANYVLQVSNNPAVFPEAATPNCSSPNWTTLVNVTGNTSGGIKTYSGLNGNGRFVRMCGTSRTTTFGYSLEDFEVIGSFASAGATPPTITSATSAIATVGQPFSYTITSSPAASSFNATGLPAGLSLTGAVISGTPTVTGSFTINLSATNATGQTGTATLNLTVNAAAPVITSATTATAIAGQPFSYTITSNPTASSFKATGLPAGLSLTGAVISGTPTVTGSFPVTLSAISATGQTGTATLNLTVKAAAPVITSATTATATVGQPFSYTITSNPAASTFNATGLPTGLSLNGAVLSGAPTVAGSFSITLSATNSSGQTGTANLILTVNAAAPVITSATSAAATVGQPFSYTITSNPAAASFNATGLPAGLGRTGALISGTPTVAGTFNVALSATSSTGQTGTATLVLTISNAAPVLPAAPTGVTPTAVSASQINLSWTASTTPGVTYSVFRSTNSGFAPSSANQIAQGLTSTTASDPGLTAATTYFYIVQAVNGAGFTNSLQASAQTQAASGVTEVLAINAGSTAAVTSASGNTTFIGDTDFAGGNDDAPGQPIVIPAAIANIAAPAAVYADAHQGVVTYTIPNLAAGNTYTVLLHFAELYFTSSNSRLFNVSINGVQVLQNFDIFASAGNAKFTAVVQSFPNITPVNGQIVIAFTSGIADQPMVNGIEIQTGGASVPSAPTLLTAMTASSTQVNLNWTASITPGVTYSVFRSTVAGFTPSTANRIAQNLTATSFPDAALTASTLYYYIVEATTSTGVLSPSSQQVSTSTAAASADVIAINAGSSTVVGNFIGDTDFNGGNDDAPNHAITIPAAIATIAAPAAVYADAHQGAMTYTIPNLTAGKTYTVILHFAELFFTTANSRQFNVSINGTQVLPNFDIFAAAGGANFTAVVQTFPNITPVNGQIVIAFTNGAHDQPMVNGIEIR, from the coding sequence TTGCGAATCTTATCGCTTGCACGCTTCTTATTCCTCTGCCTTATTGGATTATTCTGCGCCTCTACTGTATCGGCGCAGAGTGACATCACCACTTGGCAGGTCGACACTAAGCATACGGGCGTGAACGCAAATGAGACTGTCCTCACTCCTTCGTTCGTCAGCACAAACGGCAACCTCGTTGTTCGTTATGCCGAGAAGGTGGACGGACAGATCTTCGCGCAACCTCTTTATTTAAGTGGTGCGACGAGCGGCCAGCTTCCGGGAAATTGGGCCGATGGCCAGCAGCACAAGGATGTCGTCTTCGTTGTTACGGAGAATGCGACTCTATACGCCTTCGACGCCGATCAAGAACCTAATTACCGGCCTAACACTGGGTTTTCAAACCCGATCTGGAGCCTGCATCTTGTTCCGGCGGGTAACAAGACAGCCGTGCCAATCCCTCAGATAGACACTGATTCCGCATTGGACATCAGGCCGTTGTTTGGCGATACCGCGACACCGGTGATCGATCCCAAAGGTGGAATCATCTACGTGGTGTCGGCGCTGAAGGACACCGGAGCTCTCCCGGCCTCGCATCCGTATGAGCAACTGCTTTGGGCTATCAACCTGAAGACAGGGCAGCCTGTGAACGGTAGCCCCGTTGTGATCAACCCTCAGTTCAATGGCGTATTTGGCGGTGACAATCGCACCCCTTGCTCTCAGGCGAACCACGTACCCAATACGCCTAGCGACAACGGTTGCGAGAATGATAATGAGCCGGCCGCTCCCGCCGGAACCATCCCTTTTTATCCTCTTCATTCGCATCTGCGATCAGCGCTGACACTGGACAATTTCAACGGCCATAACACGCTTTATCTGGCCTACGCGTCGCATAGTGATGGACAGCCTTACTCCGGCTTCATCGTTGGATACAACGCGACTACTTTGCAGCAGACAACTGAATTTACGACAATGCCGGATAATACCTTTGAAGCCGGAATTTGGATGGCGGGCGCCAGTCCTGCGATAGATCCTGCGTTAAACAAGATGTATGTAATTACCGGCAACGGCGGCAATTGGGACAATAAGGACTCTAATAACAAGCCTTTGCCCGCCATGGGCCTGGACAGTCAAGGCAATGTATTTTCAAAGGGAACCAATTGGCCGATGAGCGTGCTTGCTTTCGATACGACTCCGGCTGGAACCGTAGCGTACCGAGGTCAAAACGAACTGCAGGTTCCTTTTACTGATACCAGTGTGTGGTTTACGCCGGCACAATGGGACTCTTTCAATAATGGAGATCAGGATCTCGGTGCAGGCGGCCCCTTGCTCTTCGACACTCCCGCTCCTGACGGCAGCACGAAACAGTTATTGATCGGTGGCGGTAAGGCGGGCGTTATGTATGTCCTCGACCGTACGAATCTTGGCGGCATCGATACGTCGCAAGGTGGCGCGGTCAGTAGCAGCATCCCGGTCGACTTTCAGGATGACAATGTTGTCCAGGAGATCACCTTTCCCAACGGAACAGGCTTCTTCAATACGCCGGCCCTTTTCAATCATCGCATCTACTTTTCGGGAGGCAATTCCGGAGCGCGATCACGTGCGGTTGGCTTCAACCAAACTACGAACACCTATATCTCCAGCACGGAGGATGCTTCGCCGGAGGGCCCTGTCGATAAGAATGCCGGAGTATTCATTTCGGCGAATGGCACGACCAACGGGCTAGTCTGGCAGACTGCAAACGGCATACGTGCCTGGGATGCAAGCAATCTGGCCAAGGGTGCTATCTTCTCGCAAAACAACATTCAGGTGGATGACGGCTCGGGCAATCCGTGCATCACTCCAACATTCTCGCTGCCGATTGTGTCGGGCGGAAATGTGTTTTTCTCCTGCTATCAAAATCCAACCACGACCGGAACGACCACCTCTTCCAGCGGAGCTCCGGAAACATTCGTGCAGCCATCGGACAATAAGCCCGGATATCTCTTCGTTTACGGCCAGGCGCCAGTTGCGCCAGGAGCTCCGACGCAGGTTCCTCTCAATGTGTCTGCACAGGCGGATTCGGAGTCGCAGATTACTGTCAGTTGGACCGATCCGGATAGCGGCCAGGCGACCGCGCACACCGGCTTTAATGTCTTTCGCGCGACGTGCTCCACATGCGTTCCTGTTCAGATCACGTCGACCTCAGACTTGAGCTTTGTCGACACCGGTCTTGAGACCGTTACCGCGACGAACGGTTCAACCTCCACGATTAATTTGACGCCGAATACGACGTATTTCTATACGGTCAAGGCGACCAACAACGCAGGCTCTTCAAACTCGAGCAACATCGCTTCAGCCACCACCTTCCCGCAGTACTCTGAACCAGGGCTGGTTGCCTACTGGCCGATGGACGAAGGAACCCTACAGGGAGAGAGCGCGAACAGCTCCGTAGACCTTACCGGGAATGGTCATACCGCGTTAAAGGATGAGACCGGTGGGTCGAATGAGATTGAATCGACTCCCAGTGGCTATATCGGTGGTTCCTGGCAGTATCACGGCACTACGGTCATCGACCGGCTCGTCGTCAGGAATGCTTCCGACCTGCAATTTACTGCGAGCCAGAGCTTCAGTCTTGTTGCCTGGGTCAACCCCACGACCCTGCAGGGCTTCGGCGGTCCGTCAGGCACGAACGGTCTTGATGGTGTTTCGATCATCGTAAAGTCAAGAGACCAGGGAAGCGAGTATGGTCTTTGGATTAATCTCAACGGCCAATGGGAGGCCCGCAGCGGAACTCCGGGCGGTGCTGGAACTGTCATCACCGGATCGGCGGCAACGGCTGGAGCCTGGACACAGTTGGCACTCGTACAAGACGGTCCCAATAACAAGCGGTACCTCTATGTAAACGGCAAGCTTGCTGGACAGGGAACTGCGCAGAATGCCAATGGCGGCGGTGATCTGTGGTTTGGTCAGCAAAATCTTTTTCCAAACGGCCCCAATGACCAGACCTCCACGGACGGTTTCCAAGGCAATATTGACGAGGTCCGTGTCTATAACACCGCTCTCACTTCGGCTCAACTGCTAAATGAATTCTCGGATACCGTTTATCAGGCCTCTTCGATTCAGACTCACGCGGGAGTTCCCGTGGGTGTTCCACTCTATCCGTTCGGGCCGTCTGGACTTCCCACGACTGAGGCGCGCGTTGCACCTAACCGCACCTACACTCTCCAATTGAACTTTGCGCAGCCGCTTTCATCCACTCCCGCGGCCGTGCTCAACGCTCAGCCGGGTTCCACGCAGGCGGTGCAGGGAAGCGTGAGCTCGGTCACACTCGACCCAACCAAGATGATCGTTACGGTGGTGCTTGCCAATGTAGCAAACGCCCAGGCGCTCCAGTTGCATTTGACCGGCGTCACGAGCGAGGCCGCGCAGAATGAATCCTACGATCTTCCTTTCAATGTTTTAGAGGGAGACGTTACGGGCGATCATATCGTCGATAACGCCGATGCCAGTGCCATTACGACTGTTATCACAGACAATAACAACAACCCCATCACCGCGATCACGTCAGCTAATGCACAATTCGATCTGAATCTTGATGGAATTGTGAATGCAACGGACTCAAGCCTGGCGGCCAGCCTCGCTGGACCAAGCTTGCCTATCCAGACGGACGTGTCTCTGGCTGCATTCAAGCAGACCAGTGCATCAAGTTCTAATGGCGGCAACATTGCCGCACTTGCGGTAGATAACATCGCCAGTGAGAACTCCCGCTGGGAGAGCACGCAGGGTGTCGATCCTGAATCGCTTGTAATCGACCTCAATAGTGCTGCAAACATCCACTCCATTGTTCTGGATTGGGAAAATGCTGCCGGGGCCAACTACGTGCTGCAGGTAAGCAACAATCCTGCGGTCTTCCCTGAAGCGGCTACTCCAAACTGCAGCTCGCCGAATTGGACGACCCTCGTGAACGTTACGGGTAATACGAGTGGCGGTATCAAGACCTATAGTGGCCTGAATGGCAATGGCCGCTTTGTCCGTATGTGCGGCACGAGCCGGACGACAACGTTCGGTTACTCGTTAGAAGACTTCGAGGTCATTGGGTCTTTCGCGTCCGCAGGTGCTACGCCACCAACCATCACAAGCGCTACGTCTGCCATCGCAACTGTTGGTCAGCCGTTCAGCTATACCATCACTTCCAGTCCGGCTGCTTCGAGTTTCAATGCAACCGGCCTGCCTGCAGGACTGAGCCTGACGGGAGCAGTCATCTCGGGTACGCCTACGGTGACCGGATCGTTCACCATCAACTTGTCGGCCACGAATGCTACAGGTCAAACAGGCACGGCTACCCTTAACCTGACCGTCAATGCGGCGGCGCCAGTGATTACCAGCGCTACTACTGCGACTGCAATCGCCGGTCAGCCGTTCAGCTATACCATTACTTCTAACCCGACCGCTTCCAGCTTCAAGGCAACTGGCTTGCCAGCGGGACTGAGCCTGACGGGCGCGGTGATCTCGGGCACGCCTACGGTGACTGGATCATTCCCCGTCACCTTGTCGGCCATCAGCGCCACTGGTCAAACAGGTACGGCTACTCTTAACCTGACAGTCAAAGCAGCGGCGCCGGTGATTACCAGTGCGACTACCGCGACTGCAACTGTTGGTCAGCCTTTCAGCTACACCATTACTTCTAACCCGGCCGCCTCGACCTTCAACGCAACCGGTTTGCCCACTGGATTGAGCCTTAATGGCGCAGTTCTTTCGGGTGCGCCGACGGTGGCCGGTTCCTTCAGCATCACTCTTTCAGCCACGAACTCGTCTGGCCAGACGGGTACCGCAAATCTGATTCTGACCGTCAACGCGGCAGCACCGGTGATTACCAGCGCTACCTCAGCGGCTGCAACTGTTGGTCAGCCTTTCAGCTACACCATCACGTCGAATCCTGCCGCTGCAAGCTTCAATGCAACCGGCTTACCCGCAGGTCTTGGTCGTACCGGGGCATTGATCTCGGGCACACCGACAGTGGCTGGAACCTTCAATGTCGCTCTATCTGCGACTAGCTCCACTGGCCAGACCGGCACGGCAACGCTGGTCCTTACCATCAGCAACGCTGCTCCTGTTCTGCCGGCAGCGCCTACCGGCGTCACGCCGACGGCGGTATCGGCAAGCCAGATCAACCTAAGCTGGACAGCGAGTACCACTCCGGGTGTAACGTACTCCGTCTTCAGGAGCACAAACTCCGGCTTTGCGCCGTCGTCAGCCAATCAGATCGCGCAAGGTTTGACATCCACAACCGCCTCCGATCCGGGCCTTACTGCAGCGACAACGTATTTCTATATCGTGCAGGCAGTCAACGGTGCTGGTTTCACAAACTCGCTGCAGGCTTCGGCTCAGACGCAGGCTGCCTCAGGGGTCACTGAAGTGCTTGCAATCAACGCCGGCAGCACCGCAGCTGTGACTAGCGCTTCCGGGAATACAACCTTTATCGGCGATACGGACTTTGCTGGTGGTAATGACGATGCTCCAGGGCAGCCGATCGTCATTCCTGCGGCTATTGCAAACATAGCGGCACCGGCTGCGGTCTATGCCGATGCACATCAAGGCGTCGTTACATATACCATCCCAAACCTGGCGGCTGGTAACACCTATACCGTGCTTTTGCACTTCGCTGAGCTGTACTTTACGTCATCGAACTCCCGTTTATTCAATGTGTCGATCAATGGAGTTCAGGTGCTTCAGAACTTCGACATCTTTGCCTCCGCCGGGAACGCTAAATTCACCGCGGTTGTTCAGAGCTTCCCGAACATTACTCCTGTCAACGGCCAGATCGTCATTGCCTTTACCAGCGGAATCGCCGATCAACCCATGGTGAACGGTATTGAGATTCAGACGGGTGGCGCCTCTGTGCCGTCCGCTCCGACCCTGCTGACAGCCATGACGGCTTCATCGACCCAGGTCAATCTCAACTGGACAGCAAGCATCACGCCAGGGGTGACCTACTCTGTATTCCGAAGCACTGTAGCTGGGTTCACTCCCTCGACGGCGAATCGGATTGCACAGAATCTCACTGCAACCAGCTTCCCCGATGCCGCACTCACTGCTTCAACCCTGTACTACTACATTGTTGAAGCGACTACCAGCACCGGAGTGCTTTCGCCGTCGTCGCAGCAGGTTTCAACTTCAACGGCTGCTGCGTCTGCGGACGTCATCGCCATTAATGCGGGTAGTTCTACGGTAGTCGGCAACTTCATCGGCGACACCGACTTCAATGGCGGCAACGACGATGCTCCCAACCACGCCATCACTATCCCGGCGGCGATTGCAACGATCGCCGCACCGGCTGCAGTGTATGCGGACGCCCATCAGGGCGCTATGACATACACCATTCCAAATCTCACCGCAGGCAAGACCTACACTGTAATTTTGCACTTTGCGGAACTATTCTTTACGACCGCAAACTCTCGTCAGTTCAATGTATCGATCAACGGAACCCAGGTACTGCCGAACTTCGATATCTTTGCCGCTGCCGGAGGCGCAAACTTTACGGCGGTTGTACAAACCTTCCCCAACATCACGCCGGTCAACGGCCAGATCGTGATTGCCTTTACCAATGGTGCGCACGACCAGCCGATGGTGAACGGAATCGAGATCCGGTAG